CAACAATGGTCACCATCACCAACTTCATACTAATGGTGATGGTTTTCAATTTATGCATTTCTTTAGTACAATCAGTCACAGGTCATTTCTCCTTCAAAGAAGAATTTCCAAAGTGGGTGGAACGGCAAGACAAGATGCTGCTCACAACAGATGATGCTCATTTTGATATGATCGTTGCTGGCGATGGTTCGGGAAAGTACGTTAAGGTAATGGATGCGGTATCAGCTGCGCCAAAGAATAGCAAAAAGCGTTTTGTTATAAAAGTTAAGAAAGGCATTTACATGGAAAACGTGATTATCGGTCCAGATAAACCTAAGCTCATGATTATAGGAGAGGGAATGGATGTTACGGTTATTTCTGGTAACCTGAGTCACCGCGGAAACAACTTGACTTCATACGACACAGCTACCTTTGGTGAGAAATTTAATAAGCTTGAGTTATTAttcattttctcttcaattttatttacatttaattttttcttttaataatatatgttttttcaaagaagttgtgcactgtctatcttattttctattattaatgtGATTTAGGATAAATACATTATTTGAAGAAAAAAGTGTTTAAACTATTTTCAAACACTAGGTTTTTAGTGAAATCCGTAGGTATAGACATTTTTTAGCTACAGATTTATGATATGCCGTTGCTATAACCCATGTTTAAGTGAGTTGCCACAcacttaaaaatattaaatattaaatattcatATTAATATGTAGTTTagtaatcaaattaaaatatattttattttaagacaCATGAAGACACTAAAAATACTCCACTCACCATAACTGATATAGAACgttcaattaatattatttttttactaaaaatatacttttaaaaatatttcaatcatTTCAAGATATAAATTTGtttttcaataaaattaatatatttaaattttatttttttagatgaTATTgactttaatatatttttatatgatgAAGGTGTTGATGGCGATGGTTTCATAGCAAGAGATATCACTTTTAAGAACACTGCCGGACCTATGAATGAGCAAGCTGTTGCATTAAGGTCAAGTTCGGAGAAATCCATCTTTTATAGGTGTAGAATTGATGGTTATCAAGACAGTCTCTACGCTCACTCTCTAAGACAATTTTACAAAGAGTGCATAATAAGTGGGACGGTTGATTTTATCTTTGGGTATGCGGCTGCCGTTTTTCAAAATTGTGACATACTAGTGAAGAAAGGATTACCTGGACAATATAATACTATTGCCGCTCAAGGAGGGGAGTTTAAACCTAACATCCCATTTGGTTTTGTATTACAATTCTGCAACATTTATGCTGATTCCGACCTTCTCCCGGTTGTTCACTCTACTAAAACCTATCTCGGAAGGCCATGGCATGCACGCTCGAAAACAGTGTTCATGCAGTCTAACATAAGTAGTGTGGTGAGTCCAGAAGGGTGGTCAGAATGGGCTGGGAAACCTGAATTTTCTGACACCTTATATTATGCTGAATTCAAAAATTATGGACAGGGAGCTGTGCTGAAAAATCGTATAAGATGGAGAGGTTACCATATTCTTAGGGATTTTAAGGAGGCTAATAAATTTACCGTAGCCCAATTAATTTCTGGAAATACATGGATACCTTCAGATGTACCATTTACTCCTGGGTTTGGATTAGGGAATTAAAATCCTactcaaaataaataaaacttattataatattattgttCAAGTGTATTTTTGTGCATTAATTTTAAATGCATCATTTATTTTTGTGTATTGTATATGatcaaaattaattatgcattacaAATTGCAATGATATAACAAAGCAAGAAAAGAATAAATGATTGCATAGCGAAATGAACTATTAATCAATGAAGACAGTTAAGAGCAAAATGTGTACGAATTCCGTACGTTGTCCAATTATGATAACATCAGGTTGACGAAGGGACACATCATCTTTGGAATAAACCGGAAGAGGTCATATATGGACAGAAATTTCAC
The Vicia villosa cultivar HV-30 ecotype Madison, WI linkage group LG6, Vvil1.0, whole genome shotgun sequence genome window above contains:
- the LOC131613358 gene encoding probable pectinesterase/pectinesterase inhibitor 44 gives rise to the protein MVTITNFILMVMVFNLCISLVQSVTGHFSFKEEFPKWVERQDKMLLTTDDAHFDMIVAGDGSGKYVKVMDAVSAAPKNSKKRFVIKVKKGIYMENVIIGPDKPKLMIIGEGMDVTVISGNLSHRGNNLTSYDTATFGVDGDGFIARDITFKNTAGPMNEQAVALRSSSEKSIFYRCRIDGYQDSLYAHSLRQFYKECIISGTVDFIFGYAAAVFQNCDILVKKGLPGQYNTIAAQGGEFKPNIPFGFVLQFCNIYADSDLLPVVHSTKTYLGRPWHARSKTVFMQSNISSVVSPEGWSEWAGKPEFSDTLYYAEFKNYGQGAVLKNRIRWRGYHILRDFKEANKFTVAQLISGNTWIPSDVPFTPGFGLGN